Proteins encoded by one window of Candidatus Obscuribacter sp.:
- a CDS encoding molybdopterin molybdotransferase MoeA: MLTYDQALAKVLDVCSRISPAVETVDLSNAAFRVLAEDLKAPFDLPRFNNSAVDGFGVNVSDLLSASQANPVTLSLMATVAAGTEAGASGITGEAALPAGSCVKILTGAPVPETVEAVIMREYCQETDGQVIVTCTTRIGENIRLTGEELEEGRVVLAPGTRLTPPAIGLAATVGASRVKCYRQPRIALVSTGDELIEPGQSLLPSQIYNSNSYALSAALTGLHINQESITRYHCLDTEESVKVTLSQALANCDVLITLGGVSVGDRDYVKSTLEQMDVRTVFWKASIKPGKPIYFGTMSDQKVIFGLPGNPVSALVTFHLFVKPALMLLQGTTSDAAPEVVTARLSNSLKKKAGRLDFVRAIVSRSKDGQVQAKPTTGQDSHMLTGLTTANALIHFEQELEYRAEGDIVDVQFLNWSN, encoded by the coding sequence ATGCTAACTTATGACCAGGCCTTAGCTAAAGTACTGGACGTATGCTCACGCATAAGCCCGGCAGTCGAGACAGTTGACTTAAGTAACGCCGCTTTTAGGGTCTTAGCCGAAGATCTAAAAGCTCCTTTTGATCTGCCCAGATTTAACAACTCAGCAGTAGACGGCTTTGGTGTCAATGTCTCTGACCTGTTATCAGCCTCACAAGCCAACCCGGTTACACTCTCTTTGATGGCCACGGTAGCAGCGGGCACAGAGGCGGGAGCCAGTGGCATCACAGGGGAAGCAGCATTGCCAGCGGGCTCCTGTGTCAAAATCCTCACCGGTGCTCCTGTACCAGAGACTGTCGAAGCAGTAATAATGCGTGAATACTGCCAGGAAACAGATGGCCAGGTAATAGTCACATGCACAACTAGAATAGGCGAAAACATCAGATTGACTGGTGAAGAACTGGAAGAAGGCCGAGTCGTGCTCGCCCCTGGTACAAGACTGACACCACCAGCAATTGGTCTGGCAGCGACAGTGGGAGCCAGTCGAGTCAAATGCTACAGACAACCGCGCATTGCCCTGGTCTCCACTGGTGATGAATTAATTGAACCAGGTCAGAGTCTATTGCCATCACAAATTTATAACAGCAATAGCTACGCACTAAGTGCCGCCCTTACTGGTCTACATATCAACCAGGAGAGCATCACTCGCTATCACTGCCTTGATACTGAAGAATCAGTCAAAGTCACACTCAGTCAAGCCCTTGCCAATTGCGATGTGCTTATAACACTGGGCGGAGTATCAGTTGGTGATCGCGACTATGTCAAATCCACTCTAGAACAAATGGACGTCCGCACAGTTTTTTGGAAGGCCTCTATCAAGCCTGGAAAACCAATTTACTTTGGCACAATGTCAGACCAAAAGGTTATCTTTGGCCTACCAGGTAATCCAGTATCGGCACTAGTCACTTTTCATTTGTTTGTCAAACCAGCACTGATGCTCTTGCAGGGCACCACCAGTGATGCCGCACCAGAAGTAGTAACAGCCAGATTGTCAAACTCACTCAAGAAAAAAGCAGGACGCCTGGATTTTGTCAGAGCCATAGTTTCACGTAGCAAAGACGGACAGGTGCAAGCTAAACCCACCACCGGTCAAGATAGTCACATGCTCACAGGACTAACCACCGCCAACGCTTTAATACACTTTGAACAAGAATTAGAATATAGAGCTGAAGGTGACATAGTAGACGTACAATTTTTAAACTGGTCAAATTGA
- a CDS encoding bifunctional molybdenum cofactor biosynthesis protein MoaC/MoaB, with amino-acid sequence MRDISQKVSTLRTAVAKAIIRVSPSTIEQIRNNTLPKGNPLDVARVAAVQAAKNTSLIIPYCHPLPVDFVGIEFHMDEDAIEIETTVKAIYKTGVEMEALTAATVAALTIYDMAKMVDDLMQIESILLVSKTGGKSDFALTDPAGKPLKAAVLVLSDSVAKGKNKDLSGKHLVEFLESENFEISEYTILPDDESEIVPAVRRICDELKVDLLITTGGTGISPRDNTPEALNRLIELELPGIAEAIRTYGQERNIHSMLSRGVSGVRQKTIIVSLPGSTSAVEDGLKVLFPAIRHAFKMLEGHGHHGHHGKQLSRPSGEIIRGSLT; translated from the coding sequence ATGCGCGACATTTCACAAAAGGTGAGCACTTTGCGCACAGCCGTCGCCAAAGCAATCATACGAGTCAGCCCCAGCACAATCGAACAAATTCGCAATAACACACTGCCTAAAGGCAACCCGCTAGACGTAGCTCGGGTAGCAGCAGTGCAAGCGGCCAAAAACACAAGTTTGATCATTCCTTATTGCCATCCACTGCCAGTAGATTTTGTCGGTATTGAGTTTCATATGGACGAAGACGCCATCGAAATCGAAACCACAGTCAAAGCAATCTATAAGACTGGTGTTGAAATGGAAGCGCTGACTGCCGCCACAGTAGCCGCTCTAACCATTTACGATATGGCCAAAATGGTTGATGATCTGATGCAGATAGAGTCAATTTTGCTCGTATCCAAAACCGGTGGCAAAAGTGATTTTGCCCTGACAGATCCCGCTGGCAAGCCACTCAAGGCAGCAGTCCTGGTGCTATCAGATAGCGTAGCTAAAGGCAAAAACAAAGACTTATCAGGCAAACATCTAGTCGAATTTTTAGAATCAGAAAATTTTGAAATCAGCGAATACACAATATTGCCCGATGATGAATCAGAAATAGTACCGGCTGTAAGACGTATCTGCGATGAGCTAAAAGTAGACCTCCTAATAACCACCGGCGGTACTGGCATTAGCCCCCGAGACAACACACCAGAAGCCCTCAACCGCCTGATAGAGCTAGAACTCCCCGGCATCGCTGAAGCAATTCGCACTTACGGCCAGGAGCGCAATATCCACTCCATGCTCAGCAGAGGTGTCAGTGGCGTCAGACAAAAAACAATCATAGTGAGCTTACCTGGCTCTACCTCCGCCGTCGAAGACGGGCTCAAAGTGCTGTTTCCCGCTATCCGCCACGCCTTTAAAATGCTGGAAGGACACGGTCACCATGGTCATCACGGCAAACAATTGAGCCGACCATCGGGCGAAATCATCCGCGGCTCGCTTACCTGA
- the moaA gene encoding GTP 3',8-cyclase MoaA, giving the protein MPNQLIDSFGRVHTYLRISVTDRCNLRCRYCMPLDGLKWKQKDELLSFEEIEKLTKILAAMGINKVRLTGGEPLMRQELVKLVTKLKAIPGIETLAMTTNATLLARQARALKEAGMNALNISLDSFKRQRFNDITRLDCFDEVMQGIDSALQTGFDSLKINMVVMSGVNDDEVLDFAQFAQDHDVNVRFIEFMPFKDNHWQLDKVVTFAQIKERLQKHFVLTPQLTEASAVAKDFKLDKAGSVSFITSMSESFCGTCNRLRLTSDGSMKSCLFFPAEINLRDALRQNSSEETLKGMILSCLEAKPEAHPPAHEIAASENRTMIEIGG; this is encoded by the coding sequence ATGCCAAACCAGCTCATCGATAGCTTTGGCAGAGTACATACCTACCTGCGCATCTCAGTTACAGACCGCTGTAATCTGCGTTGCCGCTATTGTATGCCTCTGGATGGTTTGAAATGGAAACAAAAAGACGAACTGCTGAGCTTTGAAGAGATTGAAAAGCTAACAAAGATTTTGGCCGCCATGGGCATAAACAAAGTCCGCCTCACTGGCGGCGAGCCTTTAATGCGCCAGGAACTGGTCAAGCTGGTGACCAAGCTCAAAGCCATACCAGGCATCGAGACCCTGGCCATGACCACCAATGCCACATTGTTGGCAAGACAGGCTCGGGCCCTCAAAGAGGCTGGTATGAATGCGCTTAATATCAGTCTCGATAGCTTTAAGCGCCAGCGTTTTAACGATATAACCAGACTCGATTGCTTTGATGAAGTGATGCAGGGTATCGACAGCGCTCTGCAAACTGGCTTTGACTCACTCAAAATTAACATGGTGGTAATGAGCGGCGTCAATGACGATGAAGTGCTTGATTTTGCTCAGTTTGCCCAGGACCACGACGTCAATGTACGCTTCATAGAATTTATGCCATTTAAAGATAATCACTGGCAATTAGACAAGGTGGTCACCTTTGCCCAAATTAAAGAGCGCCTGCAAAAGCACTTTGTACTCACACCACAATTGACCGAAGCATCAGCAGTAGCAAAAGACTTCAAACTCGACAAAGCAGGCTCTGTCAGCTTTATTACATCAATGTCGGAGAGCTTTTGTGGCACCTGCAACCGCTTACGGTTGACCAGCGATGGCTCGATGAAGAGCTGCTTATTTTTCCCTGCTGAAATAAATCTTCGCGATGCTTTGCGCCAAAACTCATCGGAAGAGACACTTAAAGGTATGATTTTAAGCTGTCTTGAGGCAAAACCAGAGGCGCATCCACCCGCCCACGAAATTGCCGCAAGCGAAAATCGCACTATGATCGAAATTGGAGGCTAA
- a CDS encoding S9 family peptidase, whose translation MPEQATKHTEVAQYGAWHSPITASQVASGAVKLSQVSYGPDGEALYWLEGRPEEGGRQVLVRRAKPGQKPVDLTPAPFNVRSLAHEYGGGAFGVGVFGQSEKVFFSNFSDQQIYQLDLSKPEQAPCAVTAPGLLRYADYLVDGPKNRLLAVVEDHSGSEIDGQVIAGVEPINYLASIEFGGGSAAEPMMLTCGYDFFAFPRLSPDGKRLCYMAWKHPNMPWDESVLFVAEVGSDGSLANHRKVAGGPDCSIFEPGWSIDGTLIYVSDESGYWQLRAIKDFYTLESVPLIAPEQYPQYSECEFGLPMWVFAQSTWAFIGPGEIICSINNKGLWSLARIKYSFEGEDGIGYQCQSTVTLVESPYTEFGYITAGNGRVAMLAGSASMANSVVELDLSTNEFTVLKSCATDLPDSGYLSKPEVIEYPTTHDRTAFAFYYPPQNRDYKADGGAPPLLVKCHGGPTGAASTLLSLGLQYWTSRGFAVVDVNYSGSTGFGRAYRKRLNGNWGIVDVEDCCKVVEYLAQKGLADPKRVAISGGSAGGYTVLSALTFTDTFSVGASHYGIGDLEALVRDTHKFESRYLDNLVGPYPFGKQIYQARSPLNHVERLSCPVIFFQGLEDKVVPPNQAEAMVAALKAKKIPTVYVAYPGEQHGFRKAQNIITTLESELSFFLKVFGIVHNHDLPALTVQNLD comes from the coding sequence GTGCCAGAGCAAGCAACAAAACATACTGAAGTGGCTCAATATGGAGCCTGGCACTCGCCTATCACAGCCAGCCAGGTAGCCAGTGGCGCTGTCAAGCTCAGCCAGGTCTCTTATGGTCCGGACGGAGAGGCGCTCTATTGGCTGGAAGGACGTCCCGAAGAAGGTGGACGACAAGTGCTGGTGAGACGGGCAAAGCCTGGTCAAAAGCCGGTTGATCTCACGCCCGCTCCTTTTAATGTGCGCAGCCTGGCCCACGAATACGGCGGCGGTGCCTTTGGTGTAGGCGTCTTTGGCCAAAGCGAAAAGGTCTTCTTTAGTAACTTTAGCGATCAACAAATCTACCAACTTGACCTCTCTAAGCCTGAGCAGGCGCCATGTGCTGTTACAGCTCCAGGGCTGTTGCGCTATGCCGATTATCTAGTGGATGGACCTAAAAACAGACTTTTGGCTGTTGTTGAGGACCATTCGGGCAGCGAAATCGACGGTCAGGTCATTGCTGGGGTAGAGCCCATCAACTATCTGGCTAGTATAGAGTTTGGTGGCGGCAGTGCTGCCGAACCTATGATGCTTACCTGTGGCTATGACTTTTTTGCCTTCCCCAGGCTCAGTCCTGATGGCAAAAGGCTTTGTTATATGGCCTGGAAGCATCCCAATATGCCCTGGGACGAGAGTGTTTTATTTGTCGCAGAAGTTGGCTCGGATGGCAGTCTGGCCAATCATCGCAAAGTGGCTGGTGGGCCTGATTGCTCTATTTTTGAGCCGGGTTGGAGTATTGACGGTACTCTCATTTATGTCTCTGATGAGAGCGGTTACTGGCAATTAAGAGCCATTAAAGACTTTTATACGCTGGAGTCTGTGCCGCTTATTGCCCCTGAGCAATATCCCCAATACAGCGAGTGCGAATTTGGTCTGCCTATGTGGGTTTTTGCTCAATCTACCTGGGCTTTTATTGGTCCAGGCGAGATCATCTGCAGTATCAATAACAAGGGGCTGTGGAGCCTGGCTCGCATCAAATACAGTTTTGAGGGTGAAGACGGTATTGGCTACCAGTGCCAGTCAACAGTTACTCTTGTGGAGAGTCCATATACAGAGTTTGGCTATATCACTGCCGGCAATGGGCGAGTGGCTATGCTGGCTGGCTCTGCCAGTATGGCAAACAGCGTAGTTGAACTGGATTTGAGCACCAATGAGTTTACCGTGCTCAAGTCTTGTGCTACTGACCTGCCTGACAGTGGCTATTTGTCTAAACCAGAGGTAATCGAATACCCGACAACGCATGACCGCACTGCTTTTGCTTTTTATTACCCGCCTCAAAACCGGGATTACAAGGCTGATGGCGGCGCACCGCCTCTGCTCGTTAAGTGTCATGGCGGACCGACAGGGGCAGCTAGTACTTTGCTATCACTGGGTTTGCAGTACTGGACTTCGCGTGGTTTTGCCGTTGTTGACGTCAACTATAGCGGCAGTACTGGCTTTGGCCGTGCCTATCGCAAAAGACTCAATGGTAACTGGGGTATTGTGGATGTTGAGGACTGCTGCAAAGTCGTCGAATACCTCGCCCAAAAGGGGCTAGCTGACCCCAAGCGTGTTGCCATTTCTGGTGGTAGCGCTGGTGGTTACACAGTGCTTTCGGCTCTTACTTTTACCGATACCTTTAGTGTCGGTGCCAGTCACTATGGCATTGGCGACTTAGAAGCCCTGGTACGTGATACACATAAGTTTGAGTCTCGCTATTTGGATAATCTGGTTGGACCCTATCCTTTTGGCAAGCAAATTTATCAAGCGCGCTCTCCGCTCAATCATGTTGAGCGTCTATCCTGTCCTGTGATATTTTTCCAGGGGCTGGAAGACAAAGTGGTGCCGCCCAATCAAGCTGAGGCGATGGTGGCAGCACTCAAAGCCAAAAAGATACCTACTGTATATGTGGCTTATCCCGGTGAGCAGCATGGCTTTCGCAAGGCGCAAAATATCATCACCACCCTGGAGTCTGAGCTGTCATTTTTTCTAAAAGTTTTTGGCATCGTCCATAACCACGACCTGCCTGCCTTGACTGTACAAAATCTCGACTGA
- a CDS encoding (2Fe-2S) ferredoxin domain-containing protein, which translates to MAGRALKEKTKLYVCTEGKHCSARDADDVLKVLRKTIEKCELDKVLKAKKSDCLGLCKHGPVVSVDSHGVCYGGVTESDCLKIIERHVSRRKPIKRLAIKKHKKRK; encoded by the coding sequence ATGGCAGGGCGAGCTTTAAAAGAAAAGACCAAGCTGTATGTTTGCACCGAAGGCAAGCATTGCTCAGCCAGAGATGCTGACGATGTCCTCAAGGTCCTTCGCAAAACAATCGAAAAATGTGAGCTTGATAAGGTACTGAAGGCTAAAAAGTCCGACTGTCTTGGACTTTGCAAGCATGGTCCAGTGGTCAGTGTGGATAGTCACGGTGTTTGTTATGGTGGTGTCACTGAGTCTGATTGCCTCAAAATCATTGAGCGTCATGTCTCCCGGCGCAAGCCCATTAAGCGTCTGGCTATCAAGAAGCATAAAAAGCGCAAATGA
- a CDS encoding GGDEF domain-containing protein has product MANEPAVGSNSGSNMSGEPLFTRVLSDLRQHRPQLAERLQANSAVLERVREYEKQTALVIQQVSLSAAKGEDIERLALLDPVTELYNHRAFIKELKAELARAKRYKHPASLVLVSIDGFDELSRQFGPLTCDALQKIVSHALRGALREVDVAAKYNDANYAVILPQTNAAGAALVGERMRQRIGNQAIVHNWHNFSVTASVGVATFPDHAAEYDVLIASAIEALDTALVRGGDRVVSV; this is encoded by the coding sequence ATGGCAAACGAGCCAGCAGTTGGCAGTAATTCTGGTAGCAATATGAGTGGAGAGCCTCTATTTACAAGAGTGTTGTCTGACTTGAGACAGCACAGACCTCAGTTAGCCGAGCGTTTGCAAGCCAATAGTGCGGTGCTCGAGCGTGTGCGCGAATACGAAAAGCAAACCGCCCTGGTGATTCAGCAAGTTAGCCTCTCTGCTGCTAAAGGTGAAGACATCGAAAGGCTGGCGCTACTCGATCCTGTTACTGAGCTATATAACCACCGCGCTTTTATCAAAGAACTCAAAGCTGAACTGGCTCGAGCCAAACGTTATAAGCATCCTGCCTCGCTGGTTTTGGTTTCCATCGATGGTTTTGACGAACTCAGTCGGCAGTTTGGACCACTTACCTGCGATGCCCTGCAAAAGATTGTCTCCCATGCCTTGCGCGGTGCTCTGCGCGAAGTGGATGTGGCTGCTAAGTATAACGATGCAAATTACGCTGTTATTTTGCCTCAGACCAATGCCGCTGGAGCTGCTCTGGTGGGCGAGCGCATGCGTCAACGCATCGGCAATCAAGCGATTGTCCATAACTGGCACAATTTTTCTGTGACAGCTAGTGTCGGTGTGGCTACATTTCCTGATCATGCCGCCGAGTACGATGTTTTGATTGCCAGTGCCATCGAAGCTCTGGACACAGCACTCGTGCGTGGCGGAGATCGAGTAGTATCGGTTTAA
- a CDS encoding SEL1-like repeat protein: protein MTSQSQKQCKICQELYPGQDVTCPHKEEQYNQDIALNLTLSGQTLAERYQIERELGRGGMGIIYLARDLTSPGATELVALKILATNAQHNETMRSRFLAEAKAASSLNHSNIVKVRDFAFSKDGLPFMVMDYIQGQSLSQLLEAGQIDSIKAVNIAIDICTALAHAHNRRVIHRDIKPSNIMICGDIDNNFKTILLDFGIAKIFSEPGEVSLRLTETGQVFGSPLYMSPEQCMGQNIDNRSDIYSLACVLYECLTGSSPFSGDNFLNVILRQVNEQPQPFAAKAPYKSMQSVIFRALNKKPADRYNNMTEFRQNLEHCLNDLIKGAKSSLQANLAQYSPVIDNTQDHNFLQTFELARGGFAPAQLDLACLYEDGIAVGKDLEEAFNWCLKAASQGLTEAQVQLGDYFKLGIGTEVEPAKSAYWYKKAALSGHAGAMHGLGFYHSESGPEPDIEQSLEWYKKAAMECNEQAQFALGLVYILGQGVEEDAEEAAKWFEMAAQQGHGESQYQIGMCYEHGNGVDLNQAKAFKWYKLAAEQGLAAAQCLLACMYEFGEGTEIDIPLAIQWMNEASSNGHEWADLYLSNWYTFGQHGLPVDYARSLKLLRRAAQADVGPAMHGLGKYYLNGMGVVKDAKTAAHWFKQSVETGYTLAMYELARLYLDGYGVKQDEQEGLKLMEAAALDEIDAAQYELGLYYKKLGALDQAELWLKRAQINNHPDATDALSDLRNNNKDIDT from the coding sequence ATGACGTCTCAATCACAAAAACAATGCAAGATTTGCCAGGAACTCTATCCTGGCCAGGATGTGACCTGCCCGCACAAAGAAGAACAGTACAATCAAGACATTGCGCTTAATCTTACTCTGTCGGGCCAGACTCTAGCTGAGCGCTACCAGATTGAGCGTGAGCTTGGCCGCGGTGGTATGGGTATCATCTACCTGGCCAGAGATTTAACTAGCCCGGGAGCCACTGAGCTTGTAGCTCTGAAGATTTTAGCGACAAACGCTCAACACAACGAGACCATGCGCAGTCGCTTTTTGGCAGAAGCAAAAGCTGCAAGCTCACTCAACCATAGCAATATAGTCAAAGTTAGAGACTTTGCTTTTAGCAAAGACGGATTACCTTTTATGGTGATGGACTATATCCAAGGTCAGTCTTTAAGCCAGTTGCTTGAAGCCGGGCAGATTGATAGCATCAAAGCTGTAAACATAGCTATAGATATCTGTACCGCTCTGGCTCACGCCCACAATCGCCGTGTCATTCATAGAGACATAAAACCAAGCAATATAATGATCTGCGGCGATATCGACAACAATTTTAAAACTATTCTTTTGGACTTTGGCATTGCCAAAATATTTAGCGAGCCGGGTGAGGTCAGTTTACGATTGACCGAGACTGGACAAGTCTTTGGCTCGCCTCTCTATATGAGTCCAGAGCAGTGCATGGGCCAAAATATCGACAATCGCTCTGATATTTATTCACTTGCCTGCGTGCTCTATGAGTGCCTGACAGGTAGTTCACCATTTAGTGGTGACAACTTTCTCAATGTCATTTTAAGACAAGTTAACGAACAACCTCAACCTTTTGCCGCCAAAGCACCATATAAATCCATGCAGAGTGTCATTTTTAGAGCGCTAAACAAAAAGCCAGCTGACCGCTATAACAATATGACCGAATTTAGACAAAATCTGGAGCACTGTTTAAACGACCTTATCAAAGGAGCAAAAAGCTCATTACAAGCCAATTTAGCCCAGTACTCCCCGGTTATAGACAACACCCAAGATCACAATTTTTTGCAAACTTTTGAGCTAGCCAGAGGCGGTTTTGCGCCAGCCCAGCTCGATTTGGCATGCCTCTACGAGGATGGTATAGCAGTCGGCAAAGATCTAGAAGAAGCATTTAACTGGTGCCTCAAGGCAGCCAGTCAGGGACTTACTGAAGCCCAGGTACAGCTTGGTGACTATTTTAAACTGGGCATTGGTACCGAGGTAGAGCCAGCAAAATCTGCCTACTGGTACAAAAAAGCAGCTTTGTCTGGTCACGCTGGCGCTATGCATGGTCTCGGTTTTTATCATAGCGAGAGCGGCCCTGAGCCAGATATCGAGCAGTCTCTCGAATGGTACAAAAAAGCGGCAATGGAGTGCAACGAACAAGCACAATTTGCTCTTGGTCTCGTTTATATCCTGGGACAGGGCGTAGAAGAAGACGCGGAAGAGGCGGCGAAATGGTTTGAGATGGCCGCTCAACAAGGTCATGGTGAATCGCAATATCAAATTGGTATGTGCTACGAGCATGGCAATGGAGTTGACTTAAATCAAGCCAAAGCATTTAAGTGGTACAAACTAGCCGCAGAGCAAGGACTGGCAGCAGCGCAGTGCTTACTTGCTTGCATGTACGAGTTTGGCGAGGGCACCGAGATAGACATTCCCCTGGCCATCCAGTGGATGAACGAAGCCAGCTCCAATGGCCATGAATGGGCTGATCTTTACCTCTCTAACTGGTATACGTTTGGGCAACATGGTTTGCCAGTTGATTATGCACGCTCGCTCAAGCTACTGCGCCGGGCGGCTCAAGCCGATGTCGGCCCGGCCATGCATGGTCTGGGCAAATACTATCTAAATGGCATGGGTGTAGTAAAAGACGCCAAAACAGCCGCTCACTGGTTTAAACAGTCGGTCGAGACCGGCTATACTCTCGCCATGTATGAGCTAGCCAGACTCTATCTGGATGGATATGGTGTCAAACAAGACGAACAGGAAGGACTAAAACTGATGGAGGCGGCTGCTTTAGATGAAATCGATGCCGCTCAATATGAGCTCGGTCTCTACTACAAAAAGCTAGGTGCTCTCGACCAGGCAGAGCTCTGGTTGAAAAGAGCCCAGATCAATAATCATCCAGATGCGACAGATGCATTGAGTGATTTGAGGAACAATAACAAAGATATTGACACTTAA